GAGGATAGCTACATGCATGCTTCTAGCCTAAGCAATTCTCTCTATAAACCTCCATAAACCATCGGCTTATATAAGTCCGGATCCCCAAAGAGCCAGTAGAAACTTTTGTTATTGCATGTTGGACGTGTATATTTTGCAAGACAAACTCTAAGGTGGCCtggtgggagagagagagagagcaccttGTTTTGGCAGAGACGGTGATGGCCAGTACTCAAGGCGCAGCGATGCTCTCGGGAGGACCGAGAGAACCGCCCGGACCGGGTGGACGGGGTCAACTTGGTCCCGATGCACCAAGACCTTTCTTCTGGGGTTTTTTTGACAAGATTGGTTCTTGGTATGTAAATTTAccgtcaaatttttttaagttttataattgttttactaatccttattttaattgATTACATTGATTTGGTTGCTTGCATGGCTGTAGCCTGAACTTCTTATGCTGCTGCCGATTGCTAAAAAATGGCTTTGGAGGTCCATTGAGCCCACCAGAGCCTCCCCGACTACCCGATCCACCTGAATCACCTGGGCCTCCGAGACGACACGTTGGAGTAAAGGAATTGGCAGAACCTCCCTACTGTGAAAGCACACCTGCTTGCGTCGTCGCTGACGCTGGCAGATATGCTACGCCCACGCCCACCCACGACAGTAGCACCCGTGGGGCTAGGCAGATATGCTACGCCCCCCCACGAAAGTAGCACCCGTGCGGCTAGTAAGGGGGCATATTCTTACCCCGAGTACGGACGCCCTAGGCCGGTGGCTGGTTAATTTCTGATAGTTCCCACCATACAGACACTACGTGCTACTGCACGCTATTTAAATTTACATCTATGTATTATGT
Above is a genomic segment from Alnus glutinosa chromosome 12, dhAlnGlut1.1, whole genome shotgun sequence containing:
- the LOC133852280 gene encoding uncharacterized protein LOC133852280, with product MASTQGAAMLSGGPREPPGPGGRGQLGPDAPRPFFWGFFDKIGSCLNFLCCCRLLKNGFGGPLSPPEPPRLPDPPESPGPPRRHVGVKELAEPPYCESTPACVVADAGRYATPTPTHDSSTRGARQICYAPPRK